Below is a genomic region from Gillisia sp. Hel_I_86.
ACCCCTCTGCGCCTTTCAGCTGAAAAAAATTATAACCATATTCATCAAGTTTATATTTGGCTTGCTGTTCCACACCCAGGGAAACTACCATATAATCCCCTTTGTATACTTTGTCTTTAACGGTAACTGAAATGTTTTCTGGATCTACTTTCTCAATCTCCCCCTTTACAACCTCGAGTCCGGAGGCCTCTATATTTTTGGTAGATTTATAAATTTGATCGGGTTTTCTTTTACCCACCATTAACCAGGGTAGAGAGGGAGAAAAAACACTCTGTTCTTCTTTTTCGAAGACAATAATTTTTAATAAGTGAATATTATCTTCATTACCACTATTTATACTGAGTTCTCTGGCAATTTCTATCCCACCAATACCTGCACCTAATATTAAAATTGTTTTCATTTTTATGAGTTTTTTAGTAATTCCTGTTGTTCTTGTATGTTTTGAAATAGGACTTCATGCATCAATTGGCAAGCTTGCCCAACTTTTTTTGATATGAGGGAATAATACCTACATTGCCCATCCCTTCTAACCTTTAAAACCCCTTTTTCTACCATTATTTTAAGATGTTGGGAAAGGTTCGATTTTAGGCTGCCAGTGGCTTCTAAAATCTTCGCAAAACATAATTCTTCTTCCCTTAGTAAGTGGATGATCTCCATTCTTATAGGATGCGCCAAGGCTTTACATACATCTGCTTGTAATTCAAAAATTCTTTTGTTCATTATAGTAATTGTTTATTAGTTTATAAAACACTAAACAAATTTTGTAAATAGTTGAGATATAAGGCTCGCAATTTATTTATACAAATGAAGGCTTTGTAATTAAAGTAAAATATGATGAATGTCATATTCGCTAACTATTTTATGGAAGAGTTTAAAAGCCTATTCAACTTTATAGGCCTACTCGAAGGAAGATGAATTGAAAAAAGTATTAAAAATCGTCTCTACTTTATATAAAAAACAAAACAAAACAGAAGAATTACAAGTTGGGCTATGCTTTTTCTTGGTAACATTTGTTACAGATGCCTTCATCTATAATAATTATCTTTGAAATCTATGGCACACAAGGCTTATATAGCAATTTTTCTTGTCTTTATTCTACTGGGCAAGTTTGTTACCTTGGATACCAATATTCTGAATAAGTTGGTAAATTCCGATAAGATAAGCTATGTAAAGAAGTCATGTGATTTGAAAAACAATAAAAATTCTCTTGATTTTGAATTCACTCAAATTCAGGATGGAATTCAAATTACCTTTCATTCCTTTTGTAATTCGGTGTTTCAAATAGAATCACTACCCACTTTTGATCTAAGAATCCCTTCAAACTTTAAACGTAATTTCAAGCCTATTCTAGCTGAAACCAAAACGTTTAATCACAAATTTGTTCCTCCTCCTAAATTATCCTGATTTAACTTAAAGTTCAGTTTTTATTGAACTTTCAATTCTTACTGAGAAGCTGGCTTGTCCTGCTTCCAATCTAATTTTACTTACTAATCAGGCGAAATACCTTTCAACTTGCATTTTATAAAACATTGATCGCATGTCCGGTATTTTATTAAATAATTAAAAATGAATAAAAAAACAAAAAATAATCTTATAGAATTCGGCATTACAGGAACTATTATCCTCACATTGTTTTTAACAGGATTACATACTGAAGTTTTCGGGTTTGTACAACGAGGCATATTGAAAACCGGTTTGATGGATCCAGATGTGGAGTCGAAGTCTACAGCGGCAGAACTATCAAAGAACCCTAAGGCAGATTTCAATTTAAGTCTTATCAATTCCAAAGGGGAGCGTGTGGAAATGGAGGAACTTCGTGGCAAAGTGATCTTCTTTAATATTTGGGCCACTTGGTGCCCTCCTTGTGTGGCAGAAATGCCTGGAATAAATAATATGTACAATGATATGAAAGGCGATGATATTGCTTTCATTATGCTTTCTGTAGATAACGATTTTCAAAAAGCAATTGATTTTAATAAAAGAAAAGGCTATGATTTTGAAGTTTATAAATTGGCAGGTAGCTTACCACCTATGTATGCGTCACAAGCCATCCCAACTACTTATATAATTGATTCCAAGGGAAACTTGGCCCTAACCCATGAAGGTATGGGAGATTATGATAGCAAAGAATTTAAAGCATTTTTAACTAGTCTCAAATAAGCAGCAACTTGTTACGTATCATTTTTTAATAATTAGTTAAAAATAGTGTTATGAGATCTAGAAATCTTTATTTACTCTTATTTATAGTTTTTGTCTCCTCGTTTTCAACATTTGGTCAGGTAATACCACCGCCTAATTGGGAGGTATCAATAGATATGAAGAACCCAAAGGTAGGAGATACTTTGGTTTTAAGCTTTAAGGCAGAAATACCTGAGGATTGGTATTTATATTCCAGTGATTTTGATCCCGATCTGGGACCAATGATCACTGAAATTAATTTTATTGAAAATTCTGATTTTGAAGTTATTGGGGATCTTATTCCAATAGGCTCAAAAGAAAAATATGATCCATTATGGGAAGGTAACTACACCTATTTCATTGATAAAGCGGAATTTCAGCAACAAGTAATGGTATTAAAGAACGATCCATTTATTGAAGCGGTAGCTATTTATCAAATCTGTTCTGATGTGACGGGACAATGTATTCCTTTTGAGACAGATTTGACATGGAGTAAAGAGGAAGAATTAGAAGCAGTTCAGAAAGGAGATGTAGATAGCCTTACGAAAGATTTAAAATCCTTTAAAAATGATTTTAAAGTTGAAGAGAAGGAGGAGGGCGGAGCTTTTATTTTTACTTTTTTCCTACTTTCCTTTGGTGCTGGGCTGGCAGCTTTACTTACTCCCTGTGTTTTTCCTATGATCCCCATGACGGTAACCTATTTTACCAAATCTAGCGGAAGTCGCGCAAATGGCATCAGCCAGGCCTTATTGTATGGGGTTTCGATTATTTTAATTTATACCCTAATAGGAACTGTCTTCTCTTTGTTTTTTGGAGCAGAATTTGCTAATTTTCTTAGTACCCATTGGCTTCCTAATCTATTTTTCTTTGCAGTTTTCTTGTTATTTGCATTATCATTTTTTGGATTATTTGAAATTCGATTACCAAACTCTTTTGTAAATAAAATAGATGCGCAATCCAACAAAGGTGGGATCTTGGGAATATTCTTTATGGCATTTACTTTGGTATTGGTTGGTTTTAGTTGCACTGGTCCAATTGCAGGAACCATCCTTTTACAGGCTGCAAGTGGAGAAACCTTAAAACCATTAGTTGGGATGCTGGGCTTCTCGTTAGCTTTTGCACTTCCCTTCACATTATTAGCCATCTTTCCGCAGTGGTTGAAATCTTTGCCGAAAAGTGGAAGCTGGCTTAATACCGTTAAAGTGGTGCTAGGTTTTGTAGAACTGGCATTGGCTCTAAAATTTTTAAGTATAGTAGATCAGGTGTATCATTGGGATTTTCTAGATCGTGATATATACCTAGCACTTTGGATCGTGATTTTTTCATTTCTAGGATTTTACTTATTGGGTAAAATTCAATTTCCTCATGAAAAGAAAACGGAGAGTGCTTCAGTAGCTAGGGTCATATCTGCCATATTGGTTTTTAGTTTTGTGGTCTATTTGATTCCCGGATTGTTTGGAGCTCCTCTAAAGCCATTAGCTGGCTATTTGCCACCTTTGGGAAGCCAGAGTTTTAATATGCTTTCATCAAGACCTGAAATGCTAAGCTTAAGCGAAAACAATCTCACAGAGTGTGAGGCTCCTAAATATGGTGATTTTTTAGAGCTGCCGCATAACATCCAGGGATATTTTGATTATGACCAGGCACTGGAATGTGCCCAAAAGCAAAACAAACCCTTATTTATTGACTTTACGGGACACGGGTGTGTGAATTGTAGAGAGATGGAAGCTACAGTTTGGAGTGATCCTGAAGTTTTAAAACGCCTCAAAAATGATTATGTGGTTGTGGCACTCTATGTAGATGAAAAAACAGAATTACCAGAATCTGAATGGTACATCTCCGATTATGATGGAAAAACAAAGAAGACCATTGGGAAACAGAATTTGGATTTTATGATCCAAAAGTTAAATGCCAATGCCCAGCCTTACTATACCTTAGTAGATACTAATGGCTCGTTATTGAGTACACCAAAAGGCTATGATCTAAATGTTAAAAATTTCGTTGAATTTTTGGATAATGGCACGCAAGAATTCGAAGCAAGACAAGAAAAAAATAGTGCATCTACCGGAATAGTTCAGCAAGAAAATGAATGAAAATCACCGTATATTTAGTTGCCTAATTATTTAAAAATGTTGATTAAATAGAATGTTCCTAAAAAATTTAGGTTATCTTTTAGAAAGTTGTGGAACTATCAATTTCTCATACTTCCTTTCGATAGAGCTATAGATTTTTATTGCACCGATGTTCTTGGCGACGCACCTTGCAAGTTCCAAGCCCTGTAGGGCGGATTTCTTTATCTTTTCCAGAAAGACAAACCAGTTCAAGTAGCCCCAAAGGTACTTGGTCGAAACCCCATAAAACTTCTTGACCCATCTCTCATAGCGGTTGTCTCGGGAATTGACGTGCTGTACGTGATAGCACCTGTCCTTTACATGTTGGCGCGACGCCACAAAGGTATGGTGCTCGAGTTCGTTGTCCCTTGCCCATTTGATTATCGAAGGATGGGAATCGGAATACAGTACGTTGCCCGGTGCGATGAGCCCACCTATCGTGTTCTGGACGCTTTTCGCATCTATCCTGCCGATCTTTGCCACAAGCATGGTCCTCCCGTCGTTCCTGCCCGAGGCGACCACCACCGAGACCTTGTCGTTGCTCACGCCCCTTTTGGTTTCCCTGTCGCTGGGCCTCTTGTAGGATCCCTTCCAAGGTTCCGCCGCCCCTTGTCGTTGATGTCTAACTGCTTGTCGTCGCACTCCACCACCAACAACAGGTATTCTTGGAACTTTTCCAGCTTCTTTATGCCGTCAACGGCAGTACCGGTAAAGTCGTTGAAGGTCTTGTGGCAAGACCTGCACGTGTAGCGCCTGCGCCCCTTGTAGTGCCCGTGACCGTATATGTCCAAGTCTTCGCAGTGAGGGCAATACACCGGGCGGTCGTTGCCGATGTCCCAGCCCACAAGCCCTAGGTCGGGGACGTTGAGCCCCCGATGGAGAAGCTGCGCCAGCTCGATCTTCTCGGCTCGATCCAGATCGTTTAAAATATTGCGTAAATCCATTTGTCGTAAATTTG
It encodes:
- a CDS encoding IS1595 family transposase — translated: MSNDKVSVVVASGRNDGRTMLVAKIGRIDAKSVQNTIGGLIAPGNVLYSDSHPSIIKWARDNELEHHTFVASRQHVKDRCYHVQHVNSRDNRYERWVKKFYGVSTKYLWGYLNWFVFLEKIKKSALQGLELARCVAKNIGAIKIYSSIERKYEKLIVPQLSKR
- a CDS encoding TlpA family protein disulfide reductase gives rise to the protein MNKKTKNNLIEFGITGTIILTLFLTGLHTEVFGFVQRGILKTGLMDPDVESKSTAAELSKNPKADFNLSLINSKGERVEMEELRGKVIFFNIWATWCPPCVAEMPGINNMYNDMKGDDIAFIMLSVDNDFQKAIDFNKRKGYDFEVYKLAGSLPPMYASQAIPTTYIIDSKGNLALTHEGMGDYDSKEFKAFLTSLK
- a CDS encoding IS1 family transposase, which produces MDLRNILNDLDRAEKIELAQLLHRGLNVPDLGLVGWDIGNDRPVYCPHCEDLDIYGHGHYKGRRRYTCRSCHKTFNDFTGTAVDGIKKLEKFQEYLLLVVECDDKQLDINDKGRRNLGRDPTRGPATGKPKGA
- a CDS encoding ArsR/SmtB family transcription factor, whose product is MNKRIFELQADVCKALAHPIRMEIIHLLREEELCFAKILEATGSLKSNLSQHLKIMVEKGVLKVRRDGQCRYYSLISKKVGQACQLMHEVLFQNIQEQQELLKNS
- a CDS encoding protein-disulfide reductase DsbD family protein, translating into MRSRNLYLLLFIVFVSSFSTFGQVIPPPNWEVSIDMKNPKVGDTLVLSFKAEIPEDWYLYSSDFDPDLGPMITEINFIENSDFEVIGDLIPIGSKEKYDPLWEGNYTYFIDKAEFQQQVMVLKNDPFIEAVAIYQICSDVTGQCIPFETDLTWSKEEELEAVQKGDVDSLTKDLKSFKNDFKVEEKEEGGAFIFTFFLLSFGAGLAALLTPCVFPMIPMTVTYFTKSSGSRANGISQALLYGVSIILIYTLIGTVFSLFFGAEFANFLSTHWLPNLFFFAVFLLFALSFFGLFEIRLPNSFVNKIDAQSNKGGILGIFFMAFTLVLVGFSCTGPIAGTILLQAASGETLKPLVGMLGFSLAFALPFTLLAIFPQWLKSLPKSGSWLNTVKVVLGFVELALALKFLSIVDQVYHWDFLDRDIYLALWIVIFSFLGFYLLGKIQFPHEKKTESASVARVISAILVFSFVVYLIPGLFGAPLKPLAGYLPPLGSQSFNMLSSRPEMLSLSENNLTECEAPKYGDFLELPHNIQGYFDYDQALECAQKQNKPLFIDFTGHGCVNCREMEATVWSDPEVLKRLKNDYVVVALYVDEKTELPESEWYISDYDGKTKKTIGKQNLDFMIQKLNANAQPYYTLVDTNGSLLSTPKGYDLNVKNFVEFLDNGTQEFEARQEKNSASTGIVQQENE